The following DNA comes from Diadema setosum chromosome 20, eeDiaSeto1, whole genome shotgun sequence.
gtatttTTGTCGTCATGTTTTATAATTAAAAACtcttatcattataatcaatgatattattatcaccatcatcatgaaCCCTTGAGTAAcctatttccatttccatttccagcaattttgCTTCTGCCATaaccacagtgacgtaacagttatttgtatctctgttgataattcaCCTGTATCTCTCTTtatacaatgttattctgttcatcgcattgtggtactgatttcttgacatctgtgtatacgcgtgtttcattgtatttttgattgtttgtttgttagaaatgaaataaatcaacttgaacttgaacccaCGAATTCAACTTAAAGTTATCATTTTATCTCCTATCAGTCTAAACACACAATGTTAGTCTTTCGAACGTGAGGAATCGACACTCTACTTTATTCTCCGACCCTGTTGCATTCAAAAGTCCGATTGGTTCCTTTTGTGCTTGTTCGGTGACACGTGATCACTACCCCgagtattcttcttcttttcgaaTTTTACACTGTGCCTGGCTGATGCCGTTTGCTGTATATTGCTAGTCACTTGGGGCGAACCACTAAAtatgaagtaggcctatacctgtTGCAATCAAAACCtcagcagtggcggatccagagggggcacAGCGGGCGTgtgcccctctttattttttgttaaaacaaaacaatcaaaaagaaaaaggggtgcccccccccccctttaattttgttaaggagcctcccctttacggaattcctggatccgatCTTATTCAGTTAGATTGACTTGgattatttctgcattcaatcaaatcaaaaaaaaaccacaaaaataaataagtatAAGCAATCACTTGCAGTGAATATTATGCAACACATATAAATAAGATAGATATAGTTGTCATTTCCCAATAAATACGATAGGTAATTGAACGCTTTAATGAAAACCGCCAGTCTGAGCGGTTAAGCCGGAAATGGATAGGGCTTCATAAAAAAGAGTATTAATCTGGCGAAACAACCCTCTTGAGGGGAATCAAGTGATTAAGTGGGTGCAATGCAGTTAAAtgataagaaataaaataaaatccaaAGCATATTTCGTATATTGTATTACATACCACATAAGTGAAGCTTTTAAGGAATAAATAGTTGAACAAGACTTTATAGACGTTGTCGGTAAGGATATGACAAATGTCCTGTGGAGCCAGAGTATGCTTTGGTGCAttgaattattttgaatgtttttcATATAAACATAAATTCAAACTCTATGCTATTTCTTGTCTCCAGATGTAATGCTCGAATCAACGTCAATAACAGCGATGGGAAAATACATCATGCTCGTGTGTCTGGCTGCTGTACTATTAGATTGCCATAGCGGGCAATACATGACAACCCGGAGAAATCCGGAGCCTGCTTCATGCGACACCAAATGTACCTATTCAGAGGGAACGCGAGAAGCAGACTGTAATTACAGACAGCTGAGTGAGGTACCCATGGAATGTAATGCTGCTTCCCACCTCTCGTTACGTCACAATCAGATCGAGAGAATCGAACCTGGAACCTTCCAGGGCTTCTCTGACCTCCAGGTTCTCGTCCTGTCCAATAATAGAATCAGACAGGTAAGACGCCGTTAAAGTTAATACTTgcacacattatacattatcatgTAAGCAGTGTTCACAGATTATGCTCTTTTTTGTAACTTTCTGACACgatatgtacaaaaaaaatggtagaaGTTTCGAAAGTTTCAAGCAATGAGACCAGTGACTTCTTTTACTAGTTGTCTGAAACAAACTGCATCTGCTTCAAACAGCACAAGCAAGTTTTTAGGCTTACCCGTTGCTACCAATTGTTACCATTAAAGAGGAAACTACACTGTTTGATTTTTCAAGTTAACTTTGGTTAACTTAGAAGAAATAAAGAGTTCATCAAAATCGAACAAGcagtgacaaaattaaagagttCGTAGTAAAATGGTGAAATTTAGAAGCGTTGaacaatacacacaaaataaaaatcgtcATTTCAGTgtttcttgtgaaaaaaaaaagcaactaaGATATGATCAGGATGTGTGTAACCAAACTAGAATTAGCTTTTTCAAGGAAAaatcacaaattcaaattctattCTTCAGGTGAAAATGGAAATGTAATCAATAAAATCACTGTGTGGATTCTTGTATAAAAAACATGATTTGGGAGGCAAAACTTCACGTGCCCTTCCTGAACCCCCTTTATCTGGCTTTTTACAGGCTTTATCTACCTTATAGACCACCCCCTCCCATCTAAAAAACCAGCTGCTCACTATGAAATTCGGGTAATTGTTTTTGCTAATACAGTTTAAAGCACTTTCCCATACCAAAATATATAAGAGTTTAAACACATtcccataccaagatatatAAGAGCACTTTGTTCCATTCAATTATGGATCtgtacagctgaaatatgagattttcgGATTTTTGTTaattctgtatatgaaatgaacaagaaattgtgatcatgacatcatcaacttgctgatttgaatatattCATAAAGACTGGTCAAGAAGACATAGTGTCTTcggaaaaaatgttgaaatttcagaatgtaaTCAACTTATCCGAATTAACCTATCCGATTtcaatcattttacactgtTCTGCAAGGatttgttctctttcttttgaaattaaCAAAATTCTAGAGTGGATTTTTTCTTGAAGGCTATATATCTCTATCAGTCAATGTGGGTTACAAAATCTTGACACTCTCACCGTTACAAATCAATTGCTGTTCATGATTATTTATCATGCAGGTGGAAGCCAACACTTTCGCAGGCGCATCAAAGCTGGGAATGATTAACCTTCAAAGTAACAATCTCGAACTTTTCCACCGACTTGCCCTGAATGGCTCGAACAGTGATCTTCGAGAAATATACTTAGGCCACAATATGATCGCTAAGATCGAGACGGACACCTTCCAGTTTGTGATAAAATTGGAGTTCATTGCcctgaataataataatctgTCAAGTCTTGGTCCTGGTGTCTTTGATAATTTGAGGCATCTAGAAGTTCTCGACCTCGCGTATAACAAACTGAAGATATTATCAAGCGACATTTTTGCTCACTTGCGTCGACTTCAAACGATCATCCTTTCTGACAACCAGTTGATTTCTACTGGAAGAGTCCTCATCCTCCCACGAATCACGACTCTAGACTTACACAATAACAACTTGACGAGACTTGAGAATGTAATGGAACAGACACTGGCTCGTCTTCAAGTTTTGTTTCTTGAAGGCAATCCTTGGAACTGTGACTGTCATTTGGAAGCCCTCCGTCTTTGGTACATGTGGCTACATTCTCAGGGAGATCACGGGGTCTACGTCGATGGTCCCGTCTGTCATGAGCCGCCTTCTCTCGCCAGGCAGTCAATAAATGGAGGGCATGAGGGATTTTGCCCGAATTTAGACTTCAGCTCTACAACTGACTCACCAAAGAGCACAAAAGGATCAGCTGATGAAATCAGCAATATTACCATGATTACATCATCTTTTACAGGTGAACCGAACTCATCTGGCAATAACAATGGGGTCTACGTCGATAGTCCTATCTGTCATGAGCCGCCTTCTCTCGCCAAGCAACCAATAAATGGAGGGCATGACGGATTTTGCCCGAAGTTAGACTTTAGCTCTACAACTGACTCACCAAAGAGCACAGAAGGTTTATCTGATAAAATCAGCAATATAACATTACATTATACAGGTGAACTGAACTCTTCTGGCAATAACAATGTGAAAGTGATAGTTATAACTACGTTAATTCTTTTAGCAGTGATGGTAGTGTGCATCTCATGTGTATTTAAATACGAATGCATCAAAAACTGTATGCCGAATGTGCCCTCAAACTCCCAGAGAGGAGACGATCGCCAATTTACGCATCCCGACGGCCCTTCCATTCCTCTGAACAGTCAGCTGAGCGACGAAACGAACCATTGACAATGCATCAGTGGGCACTAGGTCAGTAGTAAGAACTGTGAAGTTGAACTCGCCACACCTGAAAGTGGGCTAATTACTTGCCAGTCAGACTACTCCAGTGATAAATAACTCAGTAGAATGACAAGGAAGTGCAGCTACAACATCTAGCAGCATGGAAGACACCAGCAAAGAATAACAGAGAAGAGGGTACGGTATTGAACGACCGgagccctgtttcataaagctgttcgtaaagttgtgaacaacttacgagcgactggtgatcagttctggaggggggggggggtattttatGAAGcgtttgtccgacaaagttgtcggacaaatttgctctcagccataAAAGACCTCAGCTCTCAGTTATGAAACACCCTCAGGGAAACGCTATCTGTATCATTCAAAGATAAATCAGAAGAGAGATATACAGATCCCGAAAGTGCCTATAcgtttttaattttcattccatttcacaAGAGGTATGAGAAAAAAAACTGTTGCTTTGCTCTCCGGTATTAAAGCCACTGACAAAAAGCGACTGGCCAGGGGTGAATCTCATTATAATGTGCCTTTTTGATCTACTGTTGAATGACATTTACTTGTGGATATCCATTTATTTATGTGCAGCAGGGTTTGATGTGCTGGAATCACTgaatcactgaaaaaaatacataacagGCGAAACTTTAAACAAGACTTCTACATATCAGTGCTATTTAAAGAGAAATATACATGGGAGAATGAGATTGCTAGACTTTAGATCAGACACAAGTTTTGTAAcgactgaaattaaacattatatacatttgttttgtatacTAGAATAATGACATCTCCCAGTAAGCATTACGTCTTCTTCAGTATTTTTAATGTGCTAACTGCATGATGTCTTCCAACCACAGTTCATTGTCCATTATCAATGTCAGTTCCATGGTATAAGAATGTATATAGTATGTACAAGGGCAGATCATTTACATCTTGATTCACCTGGCCATTGTACACCGGTTTTGAGAACATGAGGGGTTATGATACTCATCGTTTAGTGCATATAACCTAAAATAGTACATTCGATTGTTCACGTGGAACTTCTTGCACTGGAATGAAATGACGAGTATATATCTATGAAACCTGCTGGTTTCTATTTAACACGCGGGGGCCTCCAAAAGTAggaaaaatgtatgattattgtGACCATACTCTGCGAAGGTATTGTCAATTGGCGCCCTCAAATTGCAAATCAgtacaacacaacacaactgtgtgtgtgtgtgtgtgtgtgtgtgtgtgtgtgtgtgtatatatatatatatatatatatatatatgtatatatgttattttctgctatttttgcctcatcattatcgttattattttcTCAATTATCTTGATCATCATtatgttttttgggttttttttgtatacaatatCTATATCATGTCCTGtatccatcatcattattttgtccaatttctttcatcctcagtcttgataaagggcagggcccgaaagcttgagaataaaaatcaaaccGTGAGGATTGAAGCTACGTCTATCGTCTCATCCTTTCTCTCACCTACACACTACTAAGATGCGACGGCCCAGGGGTTTAACAACTGAAAACACACCTGTCACACTccatagatatatatatatatatatatatatataaaaattttTAGATGTTAAAAGTTAGTGATTATACGAATTTTATTGTGGACCTTATGTGGTCAAACAGCAAGGGTCAATTAAGGTCGTGTTGGAATGCTCAAATTCCTGATTTACTTAATTGCTCTAATAACAACAATAGACCTAAACAATATAGATGtatatccaaatgaaacctaATCAAATACCCAACACACTTGTGACaagcatttcatttcagttttttgccGGTAATGTGAAACAGTCttctcacattgtcaagatgtgtATACTGTTGCtctattgggagaaccatgcaaTATGGCGGCATACCAGTTGCTATATGTCTAGCGACATGTCAGTTTTATATTACGTACCTTTTTGTATAGTAAATGCTTATATGTtctatattgtaatgaatattcTCTATTCTTACTTTTATATCATACTTTGATATCATACTATGATATAGCTTGTAATATTTCAATGTTCAACAGCTGTTTTGAAATGTAAACTATATTCTAATTACAGTTTTCATACAGTGCACTCATGCAAAGCAgtttttatgtaggcctatactgaagAGTCTACACCCTGAGTAGGAACACGGAATGAATCATTATGACATGAAGGATGGGTCAGTTGCATATTTCTGTTTCCATAGTTCTGATTTATGGTAAGGTcgatttgaaaaacaataagCTTGTTTTGGAAATGATAGTTGTATTTATCTCAAAGTGATAAATGGATCAGATATTAGTTACACACATAGGTTTCAActaaataatacatgtaaatatttaaGGAACGGAAGTATAGATTCGTTCTATAAGGGATTACAATTGCTGCAAGAGTAATTACATATTTAATCATAAtgaaaccaaaagaaaatggaaaacgAAGAAATGATTAATGGCAAACAAACAGCATgtcaaaaaacacaaacaaactaacaaagcGAGAAGTCATGAAATTGGGTTGACCTGCTTTTATTAGAGGAGAGTATTTGGGGTCAATTGTTTAACAAGATACAATGTTGCCAATCATCCACGTGGAAACGTTTCCTAACTCCCAAACTATTAagtgatatgttttttttttttttgttttttttttttttgccagctaGACTCACTAGGATAAGGTTTacttttgtcgagcccaccggaagTGCGGGGAGACTAGGGGATCGCCTACGGCgtttgtccgtccttccgtcgtccgtccgtaaccccgctacaaaaacttgaataactctcttctgaggacttcaatttcaatcaaacttggagaaAGACTGGCTATtcaaaattacacattttacaaaaaaaaaaacatgaaggtcacctcaaggtcaaaggtcacaggcaggggtcaatgaactttagggcccaatgttaagtttttatggcgcgtttcgattatgtctcataacttttgatgtacaCGTCCGTTTGTGACCTAACTTGGGTGGTAGATGTCGCTTGGAAaattgaaggtcaccacaaggtcaaagttcacagacagggtcaacgaacttttagggacCAATGTAATTTTTTTCGGTGCATTTTTATTaaggctcataacttttgatccctatccgtttgtgaccaaacttagatggtagatgtccctttgggagttgaagttcatcacatggtcaaaggtcacgaaaaggggtcaacgaacttttagccctcaatgttaagtttttatggcgcattttgattatggctcatgacttttgatccctatgtccgtttgtgactaaacttggctggtaaatgtccctttgGGGtttgaaggtaaccacaaggtcaaaggtcacaggcggGGTTAATGAACTTCCGGGACTTAGAAATTCTACACGAATGGGCGAGACGCATTTTGGCACTTGACTTGTTTACTCCTCATGTTTGACATAATGTGAACATATCGTATCTGAGAGCAccaagaaaaataatcattgttCATATTCCTTTATCATACAGGTCAACGCCAACGCCTTCACTGGTGTACTGAAGCTGAAACAGATTGACCTTCAAAGTAACAATCTCGAGATACTCGACCGTCTTGCCCTAAATGGCTCGGATGATCTTCAAGACATAAACTTGAGCAACAATAACATCGAAGACATTGAATCAGGCACATTTCAGTTTGTAATCAAATCGAAGTTCATTGCCCTTTACAACAACAACTTGGCAAGACTTAACCCTGGCGTTTTTGATAAGTTGATGTATCTAAAAGTTCTTGACCTCGGGTCTAACAAACTGAAGACATTATCAAGTGACATTTTTACGTATTTGAATCGACTTCAAACATCCTTTCTGACAACCAATTGATTTCTAGTGGAAGAATTCTCCTCCTTCCGCGAATCACGACTCTGGACATGCGCAATAACAACTTGACGAGTCTTGGGAATCTAACGGAAGAGACCCTTGGTCGTCTGCAAGTATTATTACTCGAAGGCAATCCTTGGAACTGTAACTGTCAGCTAGAAATCCTTCGTACTTGGTACTCCAGGCTACTCTCGCAGGGAGATTCCCGAGCATATGTTGATAGCCCTACCTGTTATAAGCCTCCATCTCTCGCAAAGCAGGCAATCAATGGAGTGCGTGAGGGATTTTGCCCAAATTTGAACTTTAGCTCTTATAGCACTGACTCACCTAAGAATACAGAAGGATCATCTGATGAAATTAACAATTTCACATCACCCTCCGTAAGTAAACCAAACTCGCCTGGTAAAAGCTTTGTAAAAGTCATTGTTCCAGTCACGATTACTTTAGCGATAACGTTgatgtgtgtattatgtgtattAAAGTACAGATGCCACCAGAACTTTAGATCAAATAGGCCTACTACAGAAGACCGACAATCTACAGAGCCCGACAGCACGTCACTTCCTATCATCAAGTTACGCGCCAATGAGAGTATTTTGGTGGGAAATATGTCAGACAAAGGAACAGCAGTTGAACTTGCTGTAGGAGAGAGTGACACTATAACCCATGAGACTACTGCAATGATAAATCAGTCACTTCAAAGACTA
Coding sequences within:
- the LOC140244003 gene encoding uncharacterized protein, giving the protein MGKYIMLVCLAAVLLDCHSGQYMTTRRNPEPASCDTKCTYSEGTREADCNYRQLSEVPMECNAASHLSLRHNQIERIEPGTFQGFSDLQVLVLSNNRIRQVEANTFAGASKLGMINLQSNNLELFHRLALNGSNSDLREIYLGHNMIAKIETDTFQFVIKLEFIALNNNNLSSLGPGVFDNLRHLEVLDLAYNKLKILSSDIFAHLRRLQTIILSDNQLISTGRVLILPRITTLDLHNNNLTRLENVMEQTLARLQVLFLEGNPWNCDCHLEALRLWYMWLHSQGDHGVYVDGPVCHEPPSLARQSINGGHEGFCPNLDFSSTTDSPKSTKGSADEISNITMITSSFTGELNSSGNNNVKVIVITTLILLAVMVVCISCVFKYECIKNCMPNVPSNSQRGDDRQFTHPDGPSIPLNSQLSDETNH